A DNA window from Streptomyces canus contains the following coding sequences:
- a CDS encoding DedA family protein, whose product MLENLGSLTGSPWIYAMVALSVLLDVFVPLLPSGVLVITAATAAAAGSAATGKVPDVMALILCATTASVLGDLAAYRLAFRGGERLDRAIARSRRLTTAQERLGEALSAGGGALVVLARFAPAGRSVVSLLAGTAHRRARDFLPWSALAGLSWAAYSVALGYFGAHWLGATWLAAGVSVAALFGAGAGAAYVMRRRPVAAEAR is encoded by the coding sequence GTGCTGGAGAATCTGGGGTCACTGACCGGCAGTCCATGGATTTACGCCATGGTCGCGCTGTCGGTGCTCCTCGACGTGTTCGTGCCGCTGCTGCCCAGCGGGGTGCTGGTCATCACGGCCGCGACGGCCGCGGCCGCGGGCAGCGCGGCGACCGGCAAGGTCCCGGACGTGATGGCCCTGATCCTGTGCGCGACGACCGCCTCCGTTCTGGGCGACCTGGCGGCGTACCGCCTCGCCTTCCGGGGCGGTGAGCGCCTCGACCGCGCGATCGCCCGCTCGCGTCGCCTCACCACGGCGCAGGAACGTCTCGGCGAGGCGCTTTCCGCGGGCGGCGGAGCCCTGGTGGTCCTCGCCCGCTTCGCCCCCGCCGGCCGCTCGGTGGTCTCCCTCCTCGCCGGCACCGCCCACCGCCGAGCCCGTGACTTCCTCCCCTGGTCCGCCCTCGCGGGCCTGTCCTGGGCCGCGTACAGCGTCGCCCTCGGCTACTTCGGCGCGCACTGGCTGGGGGCGACCTGGCTGGCAGCGGGGGTCTCGGTAGCGGCGCTGTTCGGGGCGGGAGCGGGGGCGGCGTATGTGATGCGCCGACGTCCGGTGGCAGCGGAAGCGCGCTAG
- a CDS encoding DUF2277 domain-containing protein — protein MCRSIKTLRPPVLPEEATEEDIRAAALQYVRKVSGFRVPAAHNQEVFERAVEVIAEATAELLAGLEVRGTARREAG, from the coding sequence ATGTGCCGCAGTATCAAGACGCTTCGTCCGCCCGTGTTGCCCGAGGAGGCGACGGAGGAGGACATCCGGGCCGCCGCGCTTCAGTATGTGCGCAAGGTCTCGGGGTTCCGGGTCCCCGCCGCCCACAACCAGGAGGTCTTCGAACGGGCCGTGGAGGTGATCGCGGAGGCCACGGCGGAGTTGCTGGCGGGGCTGGAAGTCCGCGGAACGGCTCGGCGCGAGGCGGGGTGA
- a CDS encoding ketopantoate reductase family protein codes for MAHDSAHQKLTLAVLGPGGTGGLLAALLARAGHRVICLAGDDTADTLRTAGLQIRSGTFGDFTTPVEAGTELHEPVDACLIAVKHTSLHSALDRVPPTALGDGLVVPLLNGVEHPATLRTRYRPDRVAPAVIRVESTRIAPGVIEHGSPFAELDLTGDGVPRERLDALASALAGAGPGTRVLDDESAALWAKMSFLAPFALLTTLYGLPLGEVRTRHREELTALVEETAAVSAACGGPADPAQALARYDAFPPRTKSSMQRDAEAGRPLELDAIGGALLRAADRHGVKVPVATRVVRELADAAR; via the coding sequence ATGGCGCACGACTCGGCGCACCAGAAACTCACCCTGGCCGTCCTGGGCCCGGGCGGCACCGGCGGCCTTCTCGCCGCGCTCCTCGCCCGCGCCGGACACCGCGTGATCTGCCTGGCGGGCGACGACACGGCGGACACCCTGCGCACGGCCGGCCTCCAGATCCGCAGCGGCACCTTCGGCGACTTCACGACCCCCGTGGAGGCCGGCACCGAACTGCACGAACCGGTCGACGCCTGCCTGATCGCCGTCAAGCACACGTCCCTCCACTCCGCACTCGACCGCGTCCCGCCCACCGCCCTGGGCGACGGCCTGGTCGTCCCCCTCCTGAACGGCGTGGAACACCCGGCGACCCTGCGCACCCGCTACCGCCCGGACCGGGTCGCCCCCGCGGTGATCCGCGTCGAGTCGACACGGATCGCGCCGGGCGTCATCGAGCACGGCAGCCCCTTCGCCGAGCTCGACCTGACCGGCGACGGCGTCCCCCGCGAGCGCCTCGACGCATTGGCCTCCGCCCTGGCCGGGGCCGGCCCCGGGACCCGTGTCCTGGACGACGAGTCGGCCGCCCTGTGGGCCAAGATGTCCTTCCTCGCTCCCTTCGCCCTCCTCACCACCCTGTACGGCCTCCCCCTCGGCGAGGTACGCACCCGCCACCGCGAGGAGCTGACCGCCCTGGTCGAGGAGACCGCCGCGGTCAGCGCGGCCTGCGGCGGCCCCGCCGACCCGGCCCAGGCCCTCGCCCGCTACGACGCCTTCCCGCCCCGGACGAAGTCCTCGATGCAGCGCGACGCGGAGGCGGGCCGCCCCCTAGAACTGGACGCGATCGGCGGGGCGTTGCTGCGCGCGGCGGACCGGCACGGGGTGAAGGTGCCCGTCGCGACCCGGGTGGTACGGGAGTTGGCGGACGCCGCCCGCTGA
- a CDS encoding GNAT family N-acetyltransferase: MDTEQVRLVPWAEGDFWLLERTNSPGMTDHLGGPESEEKLVARHRRYVELSAGRMYRVTLADGGETVGSVGFWQREWRDSLIWETGWGILPEFQGRGLAAQAARAVVEEARAAGEHQYLHAFPSVEHTASNSVCRRAGFTLLGQAEFEYPKGRWLTSNDWRFDLTGGDGG, encoded by the coding sequence ATGGATACGGAGCAGGTGCGGCTGGTGCCCTGGGCGGAGGGCGACTTCTGGCTGCTGGAGCGGACCAACAGCCCCGGGATGACCGACCACTTGGGCGGTCCCGAGAGCGAGGAGAAGCTCGTCGCACGGCATCGGCGGTACGTCGAGCTGTCGGCGGGGCGGATGTACCGCGTCACGCTCGCGGACGGCGGGGAGACCGTGGGCTCGGTGGGGTTCTGGCAGCGTGAGTGGCGGGACTCCCTGATATGGGAGACCGGGTGGGGGATCCTGCCGGAGTTCCAGGGGCGGGGACTGGCCGCGCAGGCGGCCCGCGCCGTCGTGGAGGAGGCACGGGCCGCCGGAGAGCACCAGTATCTGCACGCGTTCCCGAGCGTGGAGCACACCGCGTCGAACAGCGTCTGTCGCCGGGCGGGCTTCACGCTGCTCGGACAGGCCGAGTTCGAGTACCCGAAGGGGCGCTGGCTCACGTCGAACGACTGGCGGTTCGACCTGACGGGCGGCGACGGCGGCTGA
- a CDS encoding alpha/beta fold hydrolase, whose product MPHRTHRLVPGPAGRIHLVEQGSGPLVLLLHGFPESWYSWRHQLPVLAAAGYRAVAVDVRGYGRSSKPQAVAAYRMTELVEDNAAVVEALGERSAVVVGHDWGATIAAHSALLRPDVFHAVALLSVPYTPPGGPRPSEVFARLGGQEEFYVSYFQEPGRAEREIEPDVRGWLAGFYAALSADTMPMTDPHLVPTGTRPAADPHFVAPGGRLRDRFPADRLPAWLTEDDLDVYAGEFERTGLTGALNRYRAMDRDWKDLAAHAGAAIRQPSLFLGGTLDASTTWLSDAIDAFPTTLPGLRGAHLLEGCGHWIQQERPEEVGRHLTDWLGSVVTGR is encoded by the coding sequence ATGCCGCACCGCACCCACCGTCTGGTCCCCGGTCCCGCCGGCCGGATCCACCTCGTGGAGCAGGGCAGCGGGCCCCTGGTCCTGCTGCTGCACGGCTTCCCGGAGTCCTGGTACTCGTGGCGCCACCAGCTGCCGGTGCTGGCCGCGGCCGGATACCGCGCGGTCGCCGTGGACGTGCGCGGCTACGGCCGCTCCTCGAAGCCACAGGCGGTGGCGGCGTACCGGATGACCGAGCTGGTGGAGGACAACGCGGCCGTGGTGGAGGCACTCGGCGAGCGTTCCGCGGTGGTCGTCGGGCACGACTGGGGCGCGACGATCGCCGCGCACTCGGCGCTGCTCAGGCCGGACGTCTTCCACGCGGTCGCGCTGCTGAGCGTGCCGTACACCCCGCCCGGCGGCCCCCGCCCCAGCGAGGTCTTCGCGCGGCTCGGCGGGCAGGAGGAGTTCTACGTCTCCTACTTCCAGGAGCCCGGCCGGGCCGAGCGCGAGATCGAACCGGACGTCCGCGGCTGGCTGGCCGGCTTCTATGCCGCGCTCTCCGCCGACACCATGCCCATGACCGACCCGCACCTCGTGCCCACCGGCACGCGGCCCGCCGCCGACCCCCACTTCGTCGCACCCGGCGGCCGGCTCCGCGACCGCTTCCCCGCCGACCGCCTCCCGGCCTGGCTCACCGAGGACGATCTCGACGTCTACGCGGGCGAGTTCGAGCGCACGGGCCTGACCGGTGCCCTGAACCGCTACCGCGCGATGGACCGGGACTGGAAGGATCTCGCCGCCCACGCGGGCGCGGCGATCCGTCAGCCCTCTCTCTTCCTGGGCGGCACCCTGGACGCCTCCACCACCTGGCTCTCCGACGCCATCGACGCCTTCCCCACCACTCTCCCCGGTCTGCGCGGCGCCCATCTCCTCGAGGGCTGCGGACACTGGATCCAGCAGGAACGCCCCGAGGAGGTCGGCCGTCACCTGACCGACTGGCTGGGATCGGTCGTGACCGGTCGGTAG
- a CDS encoding MFS transporter, which translates to MPRGLVALAVGGFGIGLTEFLIAGLLPQVAASFAVSEAAAGRLISGYALSVAVGAIALTAATARLPRKHVLVGLVVLFVLGNLLSAIAPSYPVMLLGRIVAALCHGSFFGIGSLVARSLVAPERKSRAVAVMFAGLTVANVLGVPFGALVGERWGWRAAFWAVTVVGLLALAGIVAFVPRRAGQTPPTEPAAPTGLRAQLGAFRSAQVWLTLAATALGYGGMFGAFSYIAYTFTEVGGFSSADVAWLLMVYGVGLVVGNLVGGRAADQDRDRALVLALAGLTVTLAVFGLLATSATASVVLAFLMGVFGFAGVPGMITRVTDYAHGAALAASANVSASNIGNALGAWAGGLAITAGLGYTAPLYVGAGIVLTSVLVMTVAAHRARPTGRQARESAVRR; encoded by the coding sequence ATGCCAAGGGGGCTCGTCGCGCTGGCCGTCGGTGGGTTCGGCATCGGGCTGACCGAGTTTCTGATCGCGGGGCTGCTGCCCCAGGTGGCGGCGAGTTTCGCGGTGTCCGAGGCGGCCGCGGGGCGGCTGATCTCCGGATACGCGTTGAGCGTGGCGGTCGGTGCGATCGCCCTGACCGCGGCGACCGCGCGGTTGCCCCGCAAACACGTCCTGGTCGGCCTGGTGGTCCTGTTCGTCCTCGGCAACCTGCTGTCCGCGATCGCGCCGAGCTATCCGGTGATGCTGCTCGGGCGGATCGTCGCGGCGCTGTGCCACGGCTCGTTCTTCGGCATCGGGTCCCTGGTCGCGCGCAGTCTGGTCGCGCCGGAGCGCAAGTCCCGCGCGGTGGCCGTCATGTTCGCCGGGTTGACCGTCGCGAACGTGCTCGGCGTGCCGTTCGGCGCGCTGGTGGGGGAGCGCTGGGGCTGGCGGGCCGCGTTCTGGGCGGTCACCGTGGTCGGCCTGCTCGCGCTCGCGGGAATCGTCGCGTTCGTGCCGAGGAGGGCCGGACAGACACCGCCGACGGAACCGGCGGCCCCCACCGGCCTGCGCGCCCAGCTCGGCGCGTTCCGGTCCGCGCAGGTCTGGCTGACCCTGGCGGCCACCGCCCTCGGCTATGGCGGGATGTTCGGCGCGTTCAGCTATATCGCCTACACGTTCACCGAGGTCGGCGGCTTCTCCTCGGCGGATGTCGCCTGGCTGCTCATGGTGTACGGCGTCGGCCTGGTCGTCGGGAACCTGGTCGGCGGGCGGGCCGCCGACCAGGACCGTGACCGCGCGCTGGTCCTCGCCCTGGCCGGGCTCACCGTCACCCTGGCCGTGTTCGGGCTGCTCGCCACCAGCGCCACGGCGTCGGTGGTGCTGGCGTTCCTGATGGGGGTGTTCGGGTTCGCCGGTGTGCCCGGCATGATCACCCGCGTCACCGACTACGCGCACGGGGCCGCCCTGGCCGCCAGTGCCAACGTGTCCGCGTCCAACATCGGCAACGCGCTGGGCGCCTGGGCCGGAGGCCTCGCGATCACGGCGGGCCTCGGCTACACCGCACCGCTCTATGTCGGCGCCGGCATCGTCCTGACCTCCGTCCTCGTCATGACCGTCGCCGCGCATCGAGCGAGGCCGACCGGAAGACAGGCCCGCGAGTCGGCGGTCCGGAGATGA
- a CDS encoding YciI family protein, whose protein sequence is MEFFCYHRDRPGSLPLREELAEAHWSYMDRYAAELIARGPTFAADGETPTGSVHIVELPDPAAARAFAFDEPNYQAGAYRDVLLRRWRNLLGRTMRDFPGGRTGGDRYLVLGLGSGEAADVAVPPERDDLIAYGPLLSDDATTWLGTAALVRAPDPDRARAVLTADRYAALEVHEWEFGGRR, encoded by the coding sequence ATGGAGTTCTTCTGTTACCACCGTGACCGGCCCGGCTCCCTGCCTCTGCGTGAGGAGCTGGCGGAAGCGCACTGGTCGTACATGGATCGGTACGCGGCCGAACTGATCGCCCGCGGGCCGACGTTCGCCGCCGACGGTGAGACCCCGACCGGGAGCGTGCACATCGTCGAGCTGCCCGATCCCGCCGCGGCCCGCGCGTTCGCGTTCGACGAGCCCAACTACCAGGCCGGCGCGTACCGGGACGTATTGCTGCGCCGCTGGCGGAACCTGCTGGGCCGCACCATGCGGGACTTCCCCGGCGGCCGGACCGGCGGCGACCGGTACCTGGTGCTCGGTCTCGGCTCGGGAGAGGCCGCCGACGTCGCCGTACCGCCCGAAAGGGACGACCTGATCGCCTACGGCCCCCTCCTCTCGGACGACGCCACCACCTGGCTGGGTACGGCGGCCCTGGTCCGCGCCCCGGATCCGGACCGGGCACGGGCCGTGCTGACCGCGGACCGGTACGCCGCGCTGGAGGTCCACGAGTGGGAGTTCGGCGGGCGACGCTGA
- a CDS encoding YihY/virulence factor BrkB family protein, with amino-acid sequence MGTAVRVPQTRDMIGDELSGDEAFTALRHYGGLRLLADSFARFRYADGFTNARALAFQVVLGLVPCTVALVGLATSVHTEGVGRIIELTLGRIVPGASADIVKDAFDGTRRTAHGDVWSTLALWLGLGFALLNLASAMGQIERGANRIYGIERDRPFPRKYARGIVLALAAGLPLVLGFVVLVAGEAVGDAVAESAGREGGGPRWWGVLDLPVGLALAWVASAVIFRWSPRRVQPGYTWLAFGSAVHLLLWVAATWLLALYVEESGAFGAVYGPLTAFIALLLWANLTAVALFLGIAFAAQLEAARAGVESVVHPDPGPGM; translated from the coding sequence ATGGGTACCGCCGTCCGCGTCCCGCAGACCAGGGACATGATCGGGGACGAGCTCTCCGGAGACGAGGCCTTCACCGCCCTGCGCCACTACGGCGGGCTGCGGCTGCTGGCCGACTCCTTCGCGCGGTTCCGTTATGCCGACGGCTTCACCAATGCCCGGGCCCTCGCCTTCCAGGTGGTGCTCGGGCTGGTTCCGTGCACCGTGGCGCTGGTCGGCCTCGCCACGTCGGTGCACACGGAGGGCGTGGGCCGGATCATCGAGCTCACACTCGGCCGGATCGTGCCGGGCGCGAGCGCCGACATCGTGAAGGACGCCTTCGACGGGACCCGGCGCACCGCGCACGGCGATGTCTGGAGCACGCTCGCCCTGTGGCTCGGTCTGGGCTTCGCGCTGCTGAACCTCGCCTCGGCCATGGGCCAGATCGAACGCGGCGCGAACCGGATCTACGGCATCGAGCGCGACCGTCCCTTCCCGCGCAAGTACGCGCGCGGGATCGTGCTCGCGCTCGCCGCCGGTCTGCCCCTGGTGCTGGGGTTCGTCGTGCTGGTGGCCGGAGAGGCGGTGGGCGACGCGGTGGCCGAGTCCGCGGGCCGGGAGGGCGGCGGGCCGCGCTGGTGGGGTGTGCTGGACCTGCCGGTGGGGCTCGCGCTGGCCTGGGTGGCCTCCGCCGTGATCTTCCGCTGGTCGCCGCGCCGTGTACAGCCCGGTTACACCTGGCTGGCCTTCGGCTCGGCCGTGCATCTGCTGCTGTGGGTGGCGGCCACCTGGCTGCTCGCCCTGTACGTCGAGGAGAGCGGTGCCTTCGGCGCCGTGTACGGGCCGCTCACCGCCTTCATCGCCCTGCTGCTGTGGGCCAACCTCACCGCCGTCGCGCTCTTCCTCGGCATCGCGTTCGCCGCCCAGCTGGAGGCGGCCCGCGCCGGCGTCGAGTCGGTCGTCCATCCGGATCCCGGCCCGGGGATGTGA